Part of the Capsicum annuum cultivar UCD-10X-F1 chromosome 12, UCD10Xv1.1, whole genome shotgun sequence genome is shown below.
ACTACTATGGACTTAGGatgatttggttattggtttggtttggttgtaCACATACCATAATGTCTTTAATTTTaagttctcttatcttgttatatgtttggaattcatctgacatgggtGTAAGTTAGTCGATGGTTCGGTGTTAAGGGTGGTCTCCAATTTTTATTGGACTTGAAATGCCCATCATGACCGGGCCCTAATTCAGGTCGTGTCATGGGGCACATTCTGATGCCCCACTTATTGAGACATCATAATTTAGTTCCTTGTGCCCCAGGTATGTCTTCATTCCTTTATTTTACATTAAAGTTATACACTGGAGGCAGTGCATAGTCTTTAGTTGGGGGTGAGGGTGTACCATAATAGTCTTTTTCTTGCCATGTTTTTTTTCCTGTCGATTATGCTATCATAGTAGAATTGTCATATTTAGGTCGTATTGTGTCAtttagagcattgaataagcttcccatcgataccaatttctttGAAATCCGAATTTGGACGAGGGATTTATAGTTGTTTTACTCAGCGATATCGGATTGCCCAGGTCTGACGATTGACCTGgcggaccgtcaggtccttggtggaccgtcaagtgccccatcaagccaaggcagtaacTTCTTTTTTAGGCCATCATGCGGCGGCCAAGTTGGTAGACCATCAAAAAATTGACGGActgtcaaggggtccgtcaggtcgagacagaatatctcatttctggccctcagTGACGGACAACTTGGTGGTCCGTCAATTTCCTGACGAACCATCACTTCAATCGTCACGTCGAGGCAGAACATTCCAGTTTTGGCACTCAAGtaacggacgatctggtggaccatcagaagACTTGATGGACCATCAGGTCGACAGTCATAGGCCGCAATCAAcgaatttcagctttttcaaaagggtatttaggtcatttCCGCCCTatatggttttatatatatatcctagtagagaatagcaattcatttttctccttcctcttccaagaaacatctagaaattagggtttattccaaaatccaaaaaactcaatcttcttccaagaaattcaaggatcttccttggatttctccaagttgttcgagaattaagttccccaagtcaagagcatcaagaatcttggtctaaaagtgtgagaaagacgttccaaacaagtttctacatctctaaaattataatctaaggtatgtggggtttgaacaagagcactccttttgttcttgtgcctaaagatttactttctattattgatttacatgactTTGCAAGTAGGTTTACATccaatttctttatttatgatttatgagatttgagttgaataattttaatatttatgattatttcaccatcatatttcttaaattgagaatttattccatgagttgtatattgtcattatgtattgatgatttctaagcgatttaagacaagtgtcatgagttatacctttccatgagaaatttgactattgaatatatatcgatatttgagattgaaagtcaagaatgagtcctatgatgtttccttgaaactttgatatttgaaaatgattcaaaaagcaaatgtacttgatgttgagaaggattgtgttgagttgagtcgggttaggaatccacaagatgtttatgatttatagatgagatatatatttattttttggtctttaaaatagacccatgagttgatattgattaaggtggattttctaacgcgttctgagctaagtctgggaggagtatttagcaccgagcgggaaatatggtatttccccaaaactacgttccaccgtaggattgatgtttaTAATTATGGGCCAGAGGACGAGTATGGGATTTTGATaacgagattgaggttgtacttcctggcaagagtacaacacccctgccaatgtggggttctctccttaagagggcaaaatgttggactccatgcgactcacatggtgtagttatgtcggttataagaaactctcacgtctataatgatctaagtaccatgagttaccgagtcactctaagtcatgagtcgaagggtttgagttgagttaaatgatttatgagatttatgaagcatatgttattactgatgacttatggaaataatgttttagataattcaagcgaagagagttattattgtcagcatgcatgattttcttatacatttatgatattatttaaaatgttgcatccacccccatatactcagtacattcccaagtactaactcacatactcttttgtattctatatttcctcatgatataggttcaagtgcttagtctcagcagcgatagtgatctttgagtaccttcatctatatttctgcgGTTGGggagtccttatggtttgaggacctgtGTCTCCAATTTTGTCATGGTAATAGATgattgtttactttcagttcagtacgagtcagttagGGATCTGTCCTAATGACTCCTCaatcctatgtagtagaggctttgtcagactagtgtgccacatgtacagagatttcaatattttatttgtacagaACCGTATTACTTCttatctcagtatgttcatgtcatgattattcttccctactttatgatgattcATGTCGTAGAGAGTTCTGAAAGTGAtaacaggcttagagggttatctTGAGGCCACATGTGGCCTTGatcaccatgtgacatctcgggataggttcttggggtattacattagtcCTTCAGAACACCAGTGAAACCCTTAGTACTAGaactcttccaactagggttacagggtGTACCATGATTATGCTTAGATTTGGGTATGTCggttattgttagctcccacaatcctcagtttatttttagtttatgttcagttcaggtttgttGGACCAATTATTCAGTTATCCAGTATTAATTTTTATCCAACACATGTTTATACTTAGTTTTGTATtcagtttacatgtttatgcattcatgtttaaTTTATGTTATCTAGTTTCCCATgtcacatgctcagtacattcaaagtactgatctcataCTTTTTTgcgttacattgtctcataatataggttcggacCTCAATACCCAGACCACACTTAGCACGTTCCTAAGCCACATTCAACAACAGCTtttggtgaatcctcatcattcgaggactagattttcttatcagtttatttcagttttagtcagttggatttagttagggacttgtcccaacaactcataagTAGAAACTTTCAGACGAATGTTTAGATTTTTAGCATGATTGGTTGTTAGACAgttctttgttttattttcaattttattaggTATTCAGTTTTACCTTATTATGATTTCCACCGGTTATTTCAGTTAGCTTCCGCctagtgttttgtttatttatccATTATTCTAATACACGTcaagccatgggttagcttggggtcacttgtgaacTTAGgtaccgtgttacgactaggggcaGTCTCGGGCCATGACAATGGCTGATAAAGAGATTGGTGACTGCAAGAGGGGGAGAAAAtagactttaaaaaaaatttagccAATAAGCCATCAcagaatttattttttcaactgtTAAGTTTGATTCCTCTGAATTTTGAATAGACATAGTTTCACAATAGCTTTTTAATTGTCTTTTTTTCCTCCTACTTCATACTTGCTAATTATAGAAAGCAACCTACCTTGCTTGGAACCTTTTTCTACTGGAAATAAATCCATCTTTAGTACAAAACTGTAAGCTAGCATTCAGTAGCTTGCATCACTCAGGAGCGTTCTGCTCTAACCTTGTTTTTTTCATGTGAAGTCAAAATAATGTTATTGGAGCTTCTCTGTATTTTCCTTGGCTTTCGCTTTTTGAAGATAAAATATTTCCTTCTTTGAGTCTTTTCATTGACTAGTGAGCATAGAGGGATCAGTATCACTTTCTTGGGATAGAGATAGAAAAAGGGTAGTGAGAATACCCCATTCTCTGTTGATTATTTGATGAAAAACTGCTCAGTAATGATAAAGAGATATCATTTGAGATTAAATTTCTATAGAGGTTATGTTTGATGTTCGCTATTGTTTACTTTGAATTTGCAAATGACTTCAATCCTGAAAAAGAGAATCCTCTTTCAAGTCGAGTTGTCACACTTTAGTTAAGAACTTAAGAACTACTAAGTGTTACAAATCACGGAGTAGGTATTGATCTTTGGAATGCAAATTACCTCTTGGCTGAAATATTTGCAGGCAGGCTTAACTTTGAAAAAAATTCTAGTAATACTtggtgaaaattaattaaataaaccaTTTATAAGCTAATAACTATCGATATCTTATCAGTTATCACTTAATTCAACTTGTTCTTGAGGGTTTTCATGATACTATAACTGTTAACAAATTCTCTAGGTGGAGTGATTGCACAAGATCTTGGAGCTCTATAGTATGTGGTATACCTACAGATGATTATAGGTATAACAAGGAGAAAGCTTTCATGCACTTCCCTATATCTTCTTGGAGGCTCCTATACACTCTTCTTTATCTACTTCTGTACTTATTGTACATAAAAATATCTCACCTTGTATATAATGTACATTTCTCTTCACGCTATTACCACTTGTTTAGATCAGGTGAAGTCGTcatttttccttttatctttttttttttgttttcaaaagaACTATGAAAAGATTAATGTCATGTTCTATGTATGTTAGTAATATTATTTTGGCTAAGTATTGTTAACTATTTTAGCTTTGTTATTCATACAATCTAAATATAACTATGAAAACTCtgcatcaaaatataatatattctgCCTGTTCTAAGTACGGGTCATTACCTATCTAGTATCAATACAAATGGGAGaagaaacatatatatatagggaATAAGTACTTGGCAACTACGTTTTCGTACTTAGGCATTAAGTAGCCTTCTACAAAAACGGACATCCAATTACATAACAAAAACTGTtgtgaaatataaagtaagaataacaaagaataaataaagagaagatgagaggtttctttatttctcttgagggatgagaagcCATAAGATtcttgagaatacaatgaacaaaatctcTCTATTTGTAGGGAAAAATTCTCTTAGTTTCTCTTTAAAAGATAGATACTTtatatcctaatagatatcaaatagatcttgatagatcttatctatatccttgatagacattcactataatgtaaatacattcataacactCTTCCTtcaatgtctaattgatagataatgtgcctcgttaaaagcTTTCTAGTAAAAACCTAGTGGAAAAAAAGCTactgaaggaaaaagagtacacatctccaATAATACGCATTTTGGCTGTctcattaaaaaacttacaagaaaaacctagtgggacaaaaccttgaaatggaaaaagagtacaatgtgTATTAGCTCcccctgatgagaacatcaatgaacCTTTGCTTCTCGTTCTTgtacaccatcttcttgaaatttGCAAttgaaagagacttggtgaatataTCAACCATATTATCACTTGAGtgaatctgttgcatgttaataccaccattcttttggagctcatatatatagaaaagttttgatgaagtgtgcttcgttttATCTCTTTgagtcctcccttaagttgtgttgtgTATGTTGTATTATTCTCATAAAAATCATAGGTactttatcatatttcaaacaacattttttacaaatgagatgtatcatggaccatAACTATACATACTCTTGGCTTGCTTTATGattaactattatctcagcatggttcgatgaagtagATAGATAGACTGCTTtctatatctccaagatatgacagtatccccatatgtgaacacattgcTTATTTGAGACCaataggtcagataagtacccaacatcaacaaaACCAACAAGATTGAGACTacaatatttagaataaaataagctcatatatTTGATCTCATTCTGATGCCttctagtaggagcagaactataccttgttAACAAATTGATCGAAAGGTTATATCGGTCAGAACTATACGTTGTTAACAAATTGATCGAAAGGTTATATCGGTCGTGTAGTAATTACAAGATACATTAgcacaccaattgcactaagatatataaccaattaaattcagtatatttctcattccagcaaataatctattgatTTTGGAAACTCTCCAATAGTTTCAACAATATTCAGACtatcaatttatcccttataaggataataaacaagtttcccagaaactttatatgcttcaggcattttgaatcttttagaaattttcatatggatttttttcaagtgacaatattcagcatATCATGTGCGACATCTTCAACTgtctagactgcaaatcaaataagttttgcgcttatcaaaatgcatcctttcatgtcacttgataaatatttctatgtcatcatgcttaaataaatgtagaattcaaatccttgtaatcttttacaatattgctcCAATATTGTATTAAAGATATTATTGATAATATATCATTTTACATCGATTCATACTGTgatataacattttgagatcttatcacttcattattttcaagtacctgaacctttcataaggtttcatgatgTGTTATGTCATGGGcttttcaagagcacattgccttcttattatgactATTTAAActctttatccttttcaaggattatttcatttagaatcGATTGGTCCcccatgcttcatgcatgcatagactttgtcctttagggataCAATATAGGAGAACTTGtaacttaatatgagatgctttcgacatttgacttgaattgtcttttgaatgaggatatgatgacAATTCCTAATATTTCATAACCTCTTATAATatccccttatgttaggaaaactaacatacattctctatcttctttgaggaatccatctttgtgcattatggtatattcatttatcgtatactgcacatcaaaactattagatggacaacgtaTGGTTCCTAAATTAGAAGCAACTTTAAggggaaattaatcataattttttggtttgatgcatacaagtacttttgtatatagtatttcatatttcaaatcaacacATGAAGCGTTGTTCTGATTAGCAATAGTTtaactatttatcaaaggcattcaattctaaaccatcatcatcaagatgaattatcttgattacacaatctgaaaatcatgctcttaactcaattttataaagcaaacaactttatgaatgtcaaactgcaggttgacaatgaatgtacatgtgatcatcttattgatgcatcttttcaacatatcacatgatagatgaacgggctcttattcaccttttataatttttagattttgagggatcaaatcccaatattagttggtccaaccaacttatcatgagaacaatcaacattaaaagttcatgaagaattttttagttcttcaatatatgtatAATACTTACTATACACATTTTTGGgatatcgcaatcgttcatgtcaatttatgaacttttgtgttagtaaacttcaagtttaccatgacatgtaccttttactttagtaaattttagatttactattacatgaataaattttagatttactactttagaagtagatttcaaaataactcttctcaattattcagcctcttcggaggtgagttgtattaccatcacaatcaagtgcacgtttgtattaaTAAGCTTAACTAATTATTAGCACATTCACCACAAGAAATGGATTTGTGCTTATAACAATCGAAATTCTCATTtcccataaataaaatataatcgtgctttagaaatatcaaattatgataacttaTAACCTCTCTCATGATATTGCTATTTCgagagcaaatcgaggcatacatatagtgtcgagaatttttctctaacatatcttagaGAGTATATCGTATATTGATACAACATTCACTTCAAGAGTggatcaatttttcttttttcagacttatcatatattgctaccacattcacttctaGGAACGAGCATAATCAATGGaacaaatttcatgatttttcatcaaaatacattattttgccttagccatcataatatcatcaatatgatgcattgacattcaaactcaacgtcttatccatataaaggcgttttaggcataaattgatggggCTTGAATCCAACATCTTATAATCATGATGCATCAGGACTTTAACCCGATGTTTGATCTTTTTTATGCGATGAAACTAAAATTCACCATCTTATGCTCAATCAATAATATAATGGCCAAATGTATATTGAAAAGTcaattatccaataatataaaatatataagctTCTAGCAAATTTGACCAAATACCTTCTAATGGTTAACAAATTAAACATGAAATATTATAAACAATTTGGTTGTTAAAGTGTAAaagaaacttaaaaattaattaaacacaATAACCACAATGACCGTATATACACTTTGGGCCATCCTTATCATGAATGGTATGTTACTGCTACATTCATATGTTTTGTAATTCAATATATACTTACCGGGGAATAGTCTAGATGATCATTATTCTCTTTCTTTAGCCTCATGATTTTCTCCACTGAACGATTTGTTGATTTTctcaaagaagagaaataatttcactaaattggctagaggctcgtgctgataacgtattatgaaatataaagtaagaataacaaagaataaatagagagaagatgagaggtttctttatttcttttgaggGGTAAGAGATCATAATAttattgagaatacaatgaacagaACCTCTCTATTTATAAGGGTAAAATACTATTAGTTTCTCTCTAAAAATAGATGCTTCATATGCTAATAATTAATCAAATAGATCTCATCTATATCTTAATGGACATTTACTAAATGTCATAACAAAAACAAATTTATTTGGCAGAATACATACGCAGGTCCCTCAAGTACGCACCATCTTTCACTTACGTACCTCAAGTGGTCATTAGtccattttggcacctcaagtgacCTTCAAGTGTTGCCACTTTGACACTTTTTACTGAGTTGACAAAGTGCGTGTGACACACGCATTGAAGGCGCGTTTAggtggtattttcataattttttagtgacattttcgtaatttttatttttcttctcttttcttcttcttgttctttcttcaATTCAGTAACTTACCACCATTTTTTTCCTTAACACATCCTTATGCTAAGATGGTCAAATCAAGAATCTTACTCTtttatgaaagaagaaatcaaaaaacaagaatgattaaatcaagaaataagaatgcttaagaaataaagctaaataagtgaagaaaaattgaatttaaacaaaattaataaaaaaattaaaatcgaagcataaaaatcaagaaaaatcagtgaaggaaaattgaaaatcgaagcaaaattgatgaaagaaattaaaaaataaagctaaatccgtgaagaaaaattaaaataaaatcaattaaaatatttaaaattgactGATGGGGTGGGTGGGGTAGGAGGGGCGGCGGGATGGGAGGACTGGTGGGGTAGGGTGGGTGGATTGATGGGGTGGATGAGGTGGGGGTGGAGGTGGTGGGTGAGTGGGTGGGAtgtttgaagaagaaggttggtgGGGTGGGTGGGTTAAGGGgatgagtattttttatttaaattaattatttataaattatttgagtatttttttatttaaaattaattattgggAAAAGGGggtgattattgatttttttttttggttttgccAATTTATTTTGGAGCACTATCTAATTATAGGGTAATTTTATAACGGTAGATTTCACCGTTAGTCCCAAGGCTTTGAAATACAGACCATGAAGTCGGGTGTGATTACTGCATATACCCCTTCTTCTCCAACCACCGTCACACTCATCTCCGGCAATCTCCGTGCTAAAACGCCGATGTTTCCCTCTTCCTTCAGACTCAACTACGGCTATAAATTCTCCAGCTTCTCCCTCACAATTTGTTCgtccaaatcatcatcatcattatccacCGTTGATTCTGCCGGTGCCGAAACAGAAAATCAAACATTAGATGGAGAAATTTCGTCGCCTGAGGTTAATGAATCGTTCAATGTTGAAATCGGAAGCCCTAAAATTCGACCAATTTTTGTCTCTCCCAAATTAAGCTTAAGTGACCAAGCTTTCTTTCTCTTGGCCTTCATTGCTAGCACGGTACTCTTAACTATCTTCTTTTGTTTCGTTAATATTTGCGATTAAAACAGTGATtacattttttttgtcattttttttctggAATTTGAATAGTATTGTGATTGCATTTTTAAAGTGTAAATACATTTTATGAGATTGGATGTTTGGTAAATGCAGACGTCGGTGGCTTTCACCAGTCTGGTAGTTGTAGCTGTACCGACACTGTCTGTGAGTTCTCTTCATCTCTTGCCTGGCAATTTCTTATTACTTTGATTTGAGCGTTCTTAGTTTTCTTCCCTTATATTGAGGTCGTATTGCAAGGGTGTTTGCTACTCTTTCTGTGTATGGCATTTATATGTATAAACTTTTGCGTGGAACTTACATAAGCCGGGCATCTCTGGTAGTAATTAGAAGCTAAGTGTGTGTTTGCGGTAGAAGGACTGGTTCTTATGCTACTATGAATATGATTTTAGGGATTCTGTGCGATTGTGTGGTGAAAATGCCTTgccatgatatactgtataaatgttaTAATTGGATGCAATATAAAAAGTTATGTGCGATCCTTGTTTTGAGAAAAGAAAAACAGTTATGTGCAAACCTCCCTATGTTTGCTTCAGAAGCTATTGGTTTTGTTTCCTTTTGGCTTGAGTGAACAAATATTTTTCTGAGATGACAATGTTATTGAAGATTGCTCAAATTCGTTTAGTAGTTAGTTTAATGCTATGAGTCGTGGCTCCATTGAATGTACAGATACATTAAATTTTAAACTGAAAAGGGTCAAAAATGCCCATAATGTATTGAAAATGGTTTATGTTTTCCCTTCTTCAACCTAGTGGACTATAATTTCCCTCAACATTAATTTTCCGGTTAAAAATCACCCTCCTTCTACCTATTGGAACACATTTTCCCTTAACGTTAATTTTGGAGCCAAAATGCCTCGTCTTTTAATGGAGTTATGGGGATTTAATAAATCAGTTCCACCTATATAATTAACGTCTTTTAATGGAGTTATGGGGCTTTAATAAATCAGTTCCACCTATATAATTAAAGTCCTACTTATGTCATCGTATAATTCCATTAAAAGGAGTGTTACTTTTAACCGTAAAGGGAAATTGGGGTCCAATAGTGGAAGGAGGGGCATTTTTAACTCGAAATTAGCGTCAACGACAATTATGGTCCAATAGGAGAAAGGAGGGCTAATATTTGAACCATTTTCAATATGTTTGGGGCATTTTTGACCCTTTAAAAATGTCATAACATGTTAGAAGCCTTCCCATCCTTGTACATCTTAAAACAAAGATAGTTTAGCTTTCTCTTCTTTCACTTGCATAGTTTAGCTTTCTCTTCTTTCACTTGCATTCATTTAGGGTGTAAATAGTCTCTAGAAGGTTCAATAGTCCTTGAGAGATAACACTGTGCTATACAAGCTCCAAAAGTGTCATCATAAGATCCTATAGTTATTTAATTTGCTGGAATATGCTATATGTTGATTTtctaattttagtaaaaaaatgatAACGTATGAGTACACATATATTGTGGTCTACATCAATTAATTTATGAGTCGTCTTACTTGAGTAACCTCTAAGCATTACAATGAAGAGATTGAATGACAATGAAGAGTTTGTTTTATAAAGTGATTAGGCAGCTAATCAAGATCAAAACGGATGTCATTGTGTTACCCAAGGGTGTGGCGCAGTGATCAATGAAGTGGGAGGAGAATCATGCGGTTTTAGGTTCGTAATTCTTCCTCTCTGCCTAAGtattagtagatagagttatccgGTGCTTGTGGTGGTGGGAGGTAGAAGGTACCCGGTGAAATAATAAAGATGTGCACAAGCTGCTCCAGACAACACCATCATCAAAAAGGAATCACATTTTGCTTAGTGAAAGTTGAAAGTTCTCAATCAGACTGCATCATTCTCCATGTCGAGTTAATGCCCAAGTAAGCTAAACATTGTCCTGATCTGACTCCCCACCAACTGCCCTAACGTAGATTTGCGAATCAACTACATCAAATGCTTCTATAACTCGTACCAACTACCTTGGAAATGAAAATTCTTGTTGGGAGCATGAAAGTTATCCAGTAAGCAAGATCAAGATCTTTGATTGATGTGCCTAAATAAGGTTGATCAAGTTTAACTGCTTTAAGCTTACTCTATACCTTAATTAAACTGCCGCGCTCTTAGCTTGAACCTTAATGAGGCGTCCTTTGTTTGCTCTTGGATTGGATTAAGCAATAATCCTTACTATGGAAGCAGACCTTGTCGTTCCTTCTCCCTTCAATGCCAGAAGATAAGTACATTGGCATTGAAACGCTCTTTTAGCATGTATGTAGATTACTTGGTCAATTACCTGGTTGCACTAGTAGTAGTCTCATAGCCATCTCTTTAGCTTTCTGTCATTCCTTCTTGTTAAAACAGAAAATCTCTCTCATTTTAAAGTAGAGCTCTTAGAGTCCTACTTAAAGTTAATGATAGTTCTTTAGCGAAAGAGTAGAGCTGAGGGAAAAAAAACCTGCCTTCTTACAAGATATGGGAATAAAGGCTATTATCGGAACTGACCACCTAAGTACTAAGTGACCTTAGGGATAATTTTAACCTTCCCCTTTGAATCTTGAACTTACCCTTCGTGACCTTCCGCTTTGTCCTCTCCATGTCACCCCTGTGCTGGCTGTCCTCTAAACCATCTCTTAGTcatattcacttttttttttttaaactattgtattattttttaacatAGCTTCATAAGTCATAGCAACCTTAAGCTCTTTATTTATTGTTTCAAAGTTTGACGCAAGGCTGCCTTTTTTCTGTATTAGACCTTGCTGATTTTACCAAGATTGTAATATAGTTAAAGATTATTGGTTGGTGCTTgcaattcatttttttctttgtatttaagatagaatttctgaattttatgaAACAAACATCATGTCTAGAAACTTGGTTCTATCTCTAGTCCTTATATTTGTGATTTCAACTTAGAAGTTTATAACCGGATGTTACACTATCTAACACTATCTGCCTACCAGTCAAACCCTAAACACCTGTTCTTACACCGAGGCAAAAGAAAAAAGTTTTCTTCATAAAAATCGGAAGGATTTGCACCTAGTGAGACGGAAGACATTCTTTTCGTGGTGCTTGTGGTGCATTTGTGCTTGATAcaaaaataattgtcttaaaGATCTGCTCTTCTTATTCAAAGGACAAGTGGAATACTCATAGAACTTGGGTCTTAAGTTT
Proteins encoded:
- the LOC107850713 gene encoding uncharacterized protein LOC107850713 isoform X1 gives rise to the protein MKSGVITAYTPSSPTTVTLISGNLRAKTPMFPSSFRLNYGYKFSSFSLTICSSKSSSSLSTVDSAGAETENQTLDGEISSPEVNESFNVEIGSPKIRPIFVSPKLSLSDQAFFLLAFIASTTSVAFTSLVVVAVPTLSAMRRAAISLSKLADTAREELPSTMAAIRLSGMEISDLTLELSDLSQEIADGVNKSARAVQAAEDGIRQLGSRAHQQTMSMIQERADLPVISLQPVVTGAAKKTSYAVSQATRRFMNMITGGELGSEMEDDSEFDPEA